The Mercenaria mercenaria strain notata chromosome 8, MADL_Memer_1, whole genome shotgun sequence genome has a segment encoding these proteins:
- the LOC128559160 gene encoding uncharacterized protein LOC128559160 encodes MMLSKDKCTPLYKKMVYSDNDVVFGLRFNLLPTHATKSLGWVHLGMLAQSVLNEFYSKLILLYTTYSANLCAFNAYVKLEQSLENTVISMKEENLTDIMTFVSYLAIVVDFSFEEIRNISATLEEMAALFATHDYYAQYLVQYQPDDLEMPTKYNYNVSDEFVKTVDELDLDPFQYTMILGGQNDPEDGLGIVLFHEDFLAPEERCESTLSIQPNPFCACIELNRNEFNIDIANRRIKTDGFSDMSSLDLTFSKILSSKNAGAVLVCSDEYFSQLPSEEIPEVNDQLVLLTIICLVCSIISLLLTFVIYSMLPSLRTLPGLNNMALVFHLFLAHTLALVIAVTDINVQWICSAVGVLLHYTLLSSFLWMFICTFHMATVFGKIKDRPGPVHTYKFFHYLIFTEVISALLIVSNIVVALISSKHSTGFGYGGSSCYIRDSNMILLFVAVPLGLVLTANFGMFVYVIWIVARLPDMAKHSNHERHNITIFFKLSTLTGITWVFGFLYQFFDILLFAYAYIVLNAGQGVFIMFSFVLNKRVFFMLRAKSHAKENGRSDETTRQVHVSVVS; translated from the coding sequence ATGATGCTTTCCAAAGACAAGTGCACTCCTCTTTATAAGAAAATGGTGTATTCAGATAACGATGTTGTGTTTGGACTCCGGTTTAATCTTCTTCCTACACATGCTACTAAAAGTCTTGGATGGGTTCATCTTGGGATGTTGGCCCAGTCGGTTCTAAATGAATTCTACTCAAAACTGATTCTGTTGTACACAACATATAGCGCAAATCTATGTGCTTTTAACGCCTACGTGAAGCTTGAACAAAGTCTTGAAAATACAGTTATTTCaatgaaagaagaaaatttaACGGATATTATGACATTCGTTTCTTATCTGGCTATTGTAGTGGATTTCAGCTTTGAAGAGATAAGAAATATTTCCGCGACCCTAGAGGAAATGGCGGCGCTTTTTGCAACACACGATTATTATGCCCAATATCTTGTCCAGTACCAACCAGATGATTTAGAAATGccaacaaaatataattacaatgtcaGTGACGAATTTGTAAAAACTGTAGATGAACTTGATCTAGACCCTTTTCAGTATACAATGATTTTAGGCGGTCAGAATGATCCTGAAGATGGATTAGGAATCGTGTTATTTCACGAGGATTTTTTGGCACCTGAAGAAAGATGTGAATCTACATTATCAATTCAGCCAAATCCTTTTTGTGCCTGTATAGAACTTAACCGCAACGAATTTAATATAGATATTGCTAACAGAAGAATTAAAACTGACGGTTTCTCTGACATGTCGTCCTTAGACTTGACGTTCTCAAAGATTTTGTCTTCTAAAAATGCAGGAGCCGTACTGGTTTGTTCTGATGAGTATTTTTCGCAGTTACCTTCAGAAGAAATTCCCGAAGTTAATGACCAGTTGGTTCTTTTGACTATCATTTGTCTAGTTTGTTCTATCATATCCCTTTTATTGACCTTTGTAATCTATTCTATGCTGCCTAGTTTAAGAACTCTTCCTGGATTGAATAACATGGCTCTAGTCTTTCACCTTTTCCTTGCACATACGTTGGCTTTGGTAATTGCTGTAACAGACATAAACGTGCAATGGATTTGTTCTGCAGTGGGCGTTCTTCTCCACTACACTCTGCTGTCCAGTTTCCTATGGATGTTCATCTGTACCTTTCATATGGCGACTGTTTTCGGAAAGATAAAAGATAGACCTGGCCCTGTTCATACCTACAaattttttcattacttgatATTTACTGAAGTAATATCTGCTCTTCTGATAGTATCTAACATTGTTGTCGCCCTTATTTCAAGCAAGCACTCTACTGGATTTGGCTACGGTGGTTCTAGCTGCTATATTCGAGACTCGAACATGATTCTCTTATTTGTTGCCGTCCCGCTTGGTCTTGTTCTCACGGCCAACTTTGGTATGTTTGTTTATGTCATTTGGATCGTTGCCCGCTTACCAGACATGGCAAAACATAGTAACCACGAACGGCACAATATAACGATATTTTTCAAGCTATCTACTCTAACTGGTATCACATGGGTATTTGGATTCTTATATCAGTTCTTTGACATACTTCTTTTTGCCTATGCCTATATAGTTCTCAATGCTGGCCAGGGCGTGTTTATCATGTTTTCGTTTGTACTGAATAAACGAGTGTTCTTCATGTTACGCGCTAAGAGCCACGCGAAAGAAAATGGCCGCTCGGATGAAACGACTCGGCAAGTCCATGTTTCAGTTgtctcttaa